TGCTGTTCTACTTTGACCAAGGGCCCACCCTCTACCTGAAAAGCTCCTGGGCCCCATGGCTGCTCGGCGGTCCTGCAGGGCCTCCTGGCCCCAGAGGTGGGAGCGTGTGGGACCCAAGGAACCTGGAGAACACCGGGGGGCCCGCTAGGGTGGCCTTCCCTTGGGCTCTGGGTGCAGGGCTCAGGCTGTGATGGACTGGCTGACGTGGGGCCTGTTTGCAGCAGTCTTGGAGGTTCTGTGTCCACATGGGAGCTCTTTCCAGGTGACAGAAGAAATCGCTCCCACTTAGAAGATGCAGCCTTAGCCTGCTGTGCAGGCCTGGGTGGTTTCCACTGAGGAACGGTAAGATCACTGGTCTTCCAGTCCTCCAAGTTCTCCTGGAGGCAGCCCCTGCTTCCTTGTTTCACCTTCCCTGTCAGGCTAGCATAGCCCTGAAATAGAAATAAGAGCAGAAGATGGCCACATCCTCCTTTTAGAAGAATAAGCCCCAGTGGCGGGGCAGGCCCAAGCCACAGGAGGTAGAAGTACCACGTGCTGGCGTGACTGCTCCTGGTCTGTGCTCCTGGGTCTGGTTCTGCTCTTGTGCTCTACCTACTGGCTCGTTCTCAGGCTGGGGAGATGCTATGGTTTTAAGGTTTACCTTACTGTAAGTTCTCcattaaattctaaaaaaaagCCTTTCCCCAGAAAGAAGATATTCTCATGTAATTAGGGAATCCACTGTACGGGTATCTTAAAGTCAGATAGGGGCCCTGGAAGGAGGTGAGAGCAGAAAAGGCCCTTAAGGGGCCACCTGGAAAGGGATGGGTGTGGACgcctccctgctgctcagtcctgtcTGATGGGGCTGTCTCTGCAGAGCTGGGTGGAGGAAGGTGAAGCCACGTGTGTGGCTGTATGAGGGCCCCGGCAGACGACACAGGTGTGGGGACCATCTCCGACCTTCTACCTCAGCAACCAAAGAAGCACCGAAAGCTGGGCTCGCGCTTACAAAATAACTTGAAAAGCAGTGATACAGTGGGATCCTGTGACACTGTCACCCAGGTCTTCTGGAACAGGCTTTGCCTTTGTGACACTGAGATGCTGGCTCTGCCCCTGAATTTGTTGTGACCTTAGTCCAGTCACTAAGCCTTGATGAGCCTCAGTCCCTCACCTTCAAAGCAGAAAAGAGCAGGCTTGTGCTGAGCATTAAGCATGACAGAGCAGCTTCAATGTTTGGTCCAGTGGCTGGCACGAGGTAAACAATAACTATTGTTATCATCATCACTGGCATTATTCTGTAATTTGGAGATTAATGGCCATGCACTTACTTGCCACGAAACTAGTAAGTGGCAAAACCCTTTAACTCTCTGTCTTGGCTTTGAGCCGGTGCCCTGTGCCAAGGACTGAGAAGCAGCCATGGCCAACCTTGGCTCACGCTGGGCCATGGCAGTGACTGACACCGGCACAGTCCTTGGCTCAGTGCCATGGCTCACAGGCAGCACAAGGTGAGGCCAGGGAGGTGAGCGCAGGGACCCCTGTCCCGCAGCACTGCATCTGCAGTGGAGTCAGCGAGGTGTGACGCAGTAAAAACTAGAGCACTTGTTAAGTGAATGCAGTGCCTCAAGGGCAAAAGTCTGTCATGAGgtgagttagggtgagggtggcGACAAGTCCGCAGAAATGTGGGGCAAGTCCTATTTGGAACAGTCTGACAAAGATACGCCACTCCCTGCAGGATGAAGAAAATGGTCCTGACCCCGGCAATGCCTACTGGGCAGCCGCTGTGGCTCTAAGGCATCAAGATGGCCTCTTGACCAGGAGGGAACATCACCAGAGAGGACGAGCATGGGAGGGAAGCAGGGTACAGGCCAGAGAAAGGGGTTGGCTTACAACCAAAACAACATACCCAAGTGGAAAGCTGGGCTTTCTGGGGGTGTTAAGTCTCATACTAAATCAATTATCAAAAGAAaccaagacaattaaaaaaaatcccgtGTACACTCAACGATCACTGGAACCAGAAGAGAAACACTGACCTTCTGGGGCTGCAAGGTGACCTCGGAGTCGCTTTCCCTGCTCCCTGAGTCCTGAGCGTCAGGGCTCCATTTCCTGGTGTGGAGTAAAGTCCTGTCAGCTACCCCAGTCCTGTCATCTGAGCTCCTCAGACTCCAACTCACTGGCACCTGATCCAACACCCCAGCACAAGCAGGAACCTTTTCATCCCTTACAGCTTCCTAGGTGGCCGCTCGGCTTCTGCTCCATCTCGAATAACAGCCTGCAAACTGACATCCCAGGCAGTCCCCTTTCCTGCTTGATAGCTTGAAGTTGTTGGAAAATTCTTAAACTGAAATCTACCTCCCAATAGGACCTGCCCCATAAGAGCAACCCAAGATCCTTGGCATCACAGTTTTCCTCTCTAGACTGAAAGAGTCCAGCCACTCTCACCATACTTAGTTTTGTCAACACTGcccttaaaattaattttttccttaGGTCAGTACGGTCTGAGATGCGGTGCCTGCCCAGCCTCCTTTCTGCGCCTGTGCACCCAGCCCCAAGCCACGCTGAGGAGAGCCAGTGGCAATGGCTGCTCTTTAGCTTCCCCACACACCAGCACTCTCACTCCGGGTTCTCCCACTTCGCTGACTATTAGAAGTGGCTCCTCAGTCCCCCATTGCAAGAGTCAACAAGGGCAATGGTATGAGGTCTGCGCTGCTGCCTAGCTTGGTACCTTTTTCTAGGGAGGTTGTTACTGAAGGGACGGTCTGGCTTCTCCAATCTGGACGAGGACTGTCTGTTGAAAAACACTTCTTCTCCTTCCAGCTCCAGTTCATTGGAACCCTTTCCCAGATACTTCAGCCAGCGGCTCTCTGTGGGCTGTGATCTTTCCTACAGGATTGGGAAATGAGTTTACTCTCAGAATTGGAAAGCCGGTACTTTTATTGAAACTCCCCAACCCCACTCTTAGGCCCAAGGGTCTCAGGATTCATGTCTACCTCGTTACCCAGGAAAGGGGAAACTCATGCCCTTAGGCACTGCTGGAAACTCATGCCCTTAGGCACTGCTGGGCGCAGTACACACTGGCACCCACTGGGGAAGCAGCAGGCACAGCTTATCGAGAACCTAAAAAATGTCCATGCTCCCTGACCCAgtgattccaaaagaaaaaaggtaCAGCGATGCTAGTCTTAGTGTTATAAACAAGAGCAAATATTACATtgtagcaaaaatttggaaacaacctaaatgccccaTAATAAGGGAATAAATATTGGTATATCCACTAATTGAAATATTCTGTAgataaacttattaaaaataaaggtCATTGAAGACTACACAGCAACATGGGAGAATAATATAAGTGAAAACTTTAGGATGCAAAAAAAGTAGTTCTTATAGTAAGAATGATTTAAAATTAAGTCTGTAAATGGACAAAAATTGGAAGTATATACACAAAGATACAAGAGCTGTGTTAAAGTGACATGCTTTAGAACATGTTCCCTCTATTTATAAGACTATCAAGGACAAGTGGGGAGAGGGCATTGCCCAGGCAGCACTGCAGAGGCAGGATTCTGCTCCAGGTGGGCAGGGAGGCTCTGCCTATCTGTGGTTGTCTCCACTCCCTCTCTCCCTGGTAGGACAGTGTTCCATGTACCCATGACATCTTGGATGTACCAGTGGTGTCACCTACTCAGTCACTCAAGGGCTTACACACACTGCCACTCCAGActttgagcacctactctgcCAGCCTTTTCACTAGGCACTGGGGACACAACAACCGCATGTGATCCCTGCTCTCCGGAAGCTCACAGTCTGGTAGAAAGGGAACATGGAAACCCAGGTACTCCACGATAGCACCCTTCCCCTATTGGAGGTATGCTGAGTGCTGTGGGAACCAAGGGGAGGAAACACGAAGGATGTAAAGTTCAAGCTAAGTTCAGAAGGAGGAGTTCTCCAAGCAGACACAAGAAAAAGTCCTTCTGGCACAGCAATGTAATTTTCGTACACGTTTGTCTCCACCCTTACAAGAGGGACAGGTTTATTCATTATTGTATTCCCTGTAGCTTCCAGCAAAGTCCCTGTCATGCAATGACATCAGTGTTAGGTGAACAAATGACTAGTGAGCAAATAAATGGAACCCCTTAAGTTACACAGAACCACTCTCAGGCCCAGCCCAGGCTGAGACAGATGCCCCTGGCTTACCTGCAAACTCACGTTTTCAGCCTGCTGATGACCTGCACTTTCTTCTTCACTGGCATTTACAGGTTCTTCCACAGACCTTAGGGAAAGATTGTACACATGTTTTTGTAAAATGACCAGGAAAGATGCAAGAACTTGATACCTATCAAGACCGTTTTGGGGAATCTGAGGAACTTTGTTGCTTTGAAGTGATTCCACAATCTTCCAGCAGTTGAGAAGGCTTGGGCCAGAGGAACTACTTGTTTCCTTGGAGTCAGGCTGGGAAAGCCCTATGTCAATAGGAAATATGACACAGGCAGAAGGTGCTGACTTTCTAGCCAGAGACCAGAGTTTGCATTCTGGCTTTGCCAGTGACTAGTTGTGTGTATGATATGACTTTAGACACACCACTTAACCCTCCTATATTTGCTTCCTCATCCACATTGGCAATAAGACTGCCTGGGTAACTGTGAGAAGAAATGAGGTAATATATGTGGGCATACATTGCTCACAGAGAGTAATGTCAGCTGAGCATTCCTGCCATCGCAGTGGAGATGTCCCCATCAGATAGGGTCATAAAAGACTCTTTACAATTGCTCAACCATTACCCAAGAGCAGAAGGAATGTCACTGAGCTTGACTTGTTATAGTGATTCATCCAGCCCCCTAGGGGACAATAGGGCTCTTTCACCACATAAAGCAGACAGCAAGGGGCCAGAGCCTTTATGGTCTTGAGTGGGGGGGGGTGGCCAGTAGAAATATTTATGATGTGAAGACTGAGGTTAGGACCAAAGGCAACATCCATTCATGTCATTCAGGGCTGTTACATCACATGATCAAATTGGCACTCTCTCTAGTGAAGTACAagaactccaatctctgcccttTGTGGGCACCActacctcagtttctttatctataaaatgtagTATGTCTTTCAGCtcttatctcttcaaatattacCTTTGCCCCATTCTCTCTTGCTGAAACTCTTCTCTGTATCCTCCCTGTCTCTCAACTTTCCCCTCaggttttcctcctttttctttttgtgctgCATTGTGAATAATTTCTTCAGATTTATCTTTCATTTCACTAATTCTCTCTTCAGCTGTGTTTAATCTGTTTAACTTTTCTATTggatttttaatttcaatgattatatttttcatttttatagattCTTTTTCAAATCTGGCTATTTTTCAAAGTCCCTTGCTCTTCATATCACCAGCCCCTTCTTTTATCTCACTAAATATATTAAACATACAGTATTATGTATTCTGAAGTCTATGTGGGTCTGAATTTTCTGTCttgcttttggtcttttttgCTCATAGTGACTTGTTTGAGTGTTCAATGATTTTTAACACTGAGCATATGCTCCTTGGAACTTTATCTGTGGGATACTTTGAGGCCTGTGTAGATTTGttgctccagacagaagctgcgtTTGttgcttaaacaaaacaaaacaaaacaaaacaaaacaaaacaaaacaaaacaaaacaaaaaagcaacccactgccatcgagttaattctgactcacagtgaccccataaggtctgcaaggctgtaaaactttatggaagctgactgccacatctttctcctgcagaagtactggtggtttcaaactgttgactgtttggttagcagttgagcactttaactgctgtgccaccagggctccctgcatTTGTCACCTaggacaatttaaaaataaattcttggCTTAAAGCTTTTCACGCAGGACATGCAAAAGGCTAAAAAACCATGTGACAGCTCCCTTTTGCTTACAAAGTCTTGGAGAGATATTTCCCTCTCCAGTCATTGCCAAGGACGAGACAGGCAAGCTCCCTGCTGTGGGTGGGTGTATTTCTAGTTTGTTTGTACACTGAGGGTATAGTCCTTCGGGGACTCAGCTTTGTGTGGGGGGACTTCTATTGGACTTTCCATACTGAATGGGCCCTAGGTTTCGTCTCTTGTCTCCTGCACTCCTCACAGCCATCCACATGGAAGCTCCAGGACACCAGGCTTCAATTATCCCAGTAGCCCAGGTGCTCACTCTTTGGATTTTGGCTCTTGCTTCATTTCCACCTTTGGGGGTTACATACTTTCTTACCAGCTCATCAGTGCATTAAAGAAAATTGTACCCAGTATTTTTAGTTATCTTCAGTGGAAGGATTATTCAGGGTATCTAATCTGCCATATTGTAAGACATGGAAATCTAAGGGATTTCTCCATTGTATACTGCCAGTATTCACTCAAGAAGAAAACAGGGCAAGAGAAACTCTCCCCTCTCGAACAACGGTACCTGAGTAACATCTCTGAAACCTGTCCCTGCAGCAGATTTAATTTTTGGACATGACGTCTACAGTCAGCACCAGAGCCCTCACCGTAAGCCTGAGagacaaaaaaaatacattaagtcTGAAAAGTGTTGGCAGAATGTTGTGAAGTAGACCATTAGACATGCACCTCAGGGAGGGTAAAGCTTTACTCTGCAAGGCCCCATGATGCCTGAAGCACCATAGGAATCCTAATGACTGCTATTTCTAGACTGATTTACAAATGAACACTCTCAGGAACTAATAGTTTAAGTATACCTGGCTGTCCCACTAGCACCCTGAACTCTACACATCAAAGCCACACTCAACCCAAAGCCCTGCATAAAATCATTAGTGAGCACGAATAAGATTTCACAAGACAAGTAACACAAATTGCCAATAAACATATGAGATGATATTCCTTACTGGTAATCAAAGGAATATAAAATGAGATACTATTTTTCACTTAGCAGTCActcatttgttgaataaatatttactgagcacctattatatACCAGGCTCTGGTTTAGTGCTGGACAAAATCACTGGAAATAAAAATCACAGCAGTGGACAAAAGTCACTGTCCTCATGGAGGTCACATTCCAGTGAGAGGAGACAGATGGTAAACAGGAAGTAAATATATGGCCTATCGGATGGAAATAAGCACTACTGAGAAAGATAACGTGATGAAAGGGGTGGGGAGGGTAGGAGAAagagtgcacaatttcacataggGTGGTCAAGGAATGGCTCAACAACAAGGTCACATTTGAGCAAAAACTAGAAAGCCATGAAGGAGCAAGCCGTGTCGCTAGTGAAGCGCAGAGTGTTCTAGTAGAAGCAATGAGGGCAAAGGCCCCGAGCCTGGCCTTTTGGAGGCACAGTGGGGAGGCCAGGAAAGCTGGAGCTGAACAGCCTGGGGCGGAGAATGGTAGCAGCTGAAGTTTGAGAGTATAGTCTCGACTGCAGGCAGGGCCAGCCTCATGGGCATGCGACCTGCTCTGCTGTCACTGTCTGGaaattaataattttatctttgaatgTGTGTTTTATGAGGTCTGATGGGACGAGGGAGCATGCCTGTGAACAGAGGAAACACGCACAATGTGCCTGTCCCTGTTCTTTGCCACTCCATTAGCAGACATTATCGATGTTCCACAGGAAACAGAATTCCAGTGGACTCTCAATGCCTGGGAGTTCAGTGAGACCCAGAGTATAAGGTGAATGTGTTTTGTCTACCAGTAAGTAGAGGGCGTTGACAGCCCTGAGAGGCCACGTTTTCATTTGAACCAGAATTTGCTTTGAAGGCAGTGGAGTTCTGAGAAATATGAACGACTGCAGGACCCTTACTTGTGCTACTTCCCTGTATTAGCCAACCACTTACGTGGACAGTGGTGACAGAAGGTAAGGCAAGGGAAAGACAGGGCAACCCACAGTTCCTTTTCTTTTAAACTGAAGGTAAGGAGTGTGGACAGAATGTGTATCAAGAAGTGAAATAAGAACGGGTGTtagttttgtgcagtgtttccacTGTTCTGGTAAGAATGAAATACGtatgcatatatttaaaaaaaaaaaatttttttttttatagaagctGCAAAATACAAATTGGGTAATTTCGATGATTCCACATATGCATTAAATActtttatatttgcatttaaaactggCAATGTACAATGTAAAGATAAACAGTAAAATTCATGCTATTAATTTAAAATGTTAGGTTTtctttacttgttgttgttatgtgctgttgagttgactataactcatagcgacctcatgggacaaagtagaactaccccataggattttctaggctgtaatctttaggggaacagATCACTAGggcattctcccatggagccactggatgggttcaaactgccaacctttctctaCTTGGGAAGACattaaatagtaaataaaaaataccatAACAAGTTGAGAAAGAGACCACGAAAGAAGGGAAAAAGCTTTCTAGTTTTGTATCTTTAGGAGcacttttttcttgatttttgaacaaggggcccCACATTTTCATTCTATACTGTACTCTGCAAAAAATGAAGCTGCCAGCCCTGTCTGGTCTGAGATGGGAGGCCCTGGAAGGCTCAGTCTGGGAGTGACATGATCCAGAGGATATTTAACAGGATCCCTCCGCTGCTGTGTGGAGGACAGACCGTACGGCAGGAACAGGCAGACCAGCCAGGAGGCTGCTGCAAACTCCGAGGCAGGAGGGGGATGGCTCAGGCCATGCAGTAACAGTATAGGTGTAAACACTGGGTATTCTGGATCTATTCCAAAGGGAGAGCTGATagaatttgctgatggattggatgaAAAGGACTTGTTATCGACTAAACTGTGCCCCCCAACCCATATGTGTTGGAGTCCTGACCCCTCTACCTAGAGATGTGAACCTATTTGGTAATGGGGTTTTCCtggctatgttaatgaggccatatcagtgtaaggGATATCCTAAACTGAATCACTTCTCAGTGACAGAAAGAGTAGCAAAGacacacagacaagcaagcacaaacgggGGACGACAGATGCTATCTGATGACAACggaggcagatgcatctacaagcccaggaactccaaggatcgCTGGCTACGAGAAGCTgaacagacaaagaaggacctctccCTGGAGccacaccttgaattcagacttctagcatcctcAACCGTGAGACAataattttttgttctttaaagccacccaattgtggTGTTTCCATTACGGCAGCACTAGCAAGAAGGAGCCCtgctagcacagtggttaagagctgctaactgaaaggttggtgactggaacccaccagctgctccacaggagaaagatgtgatagtctgcttccgtaaagattacagccttggaaaccctatggtgcagttttattctgtcctatagagtcgctatgagtcagaattgcacTAGCAAACTATGACAGGAGTCATGGATGATGCCCAGGTTTTTAGCCCAAATAACTAGAAAGAGGAATTTTCCATTTAAGAGATGGGAAGACTGTGGGAAGAGCAGGTGTGTGGGGTTAAATCAGGGGCTTCTATTTGGACATACTGAGTCAGAGATGCTGATCACACATCTAAGCAGAGAGCCGGGGAGAAGGCAGTGTACACAAGTTCAGGGTGTAGGTCTGCAGGGGGGAGGTCTGGCATCCAAGAtagaaattgaaagttgtcagaaGATCTTACATCAGATCACTAAGGGAGAGCCTAGGTAGAAGAGGTTTACAGACGGAATTCTAGGGCAACTACTGTTTAGTAGACGGGGTTAAACTAGCAAAGATTAAGAAACAACAGCCAGGGAGATAGGAGGACAACCAGGGGAGCAGGGTGACCAAAAGGCCAAGTAAAGAAAATGTTTCAAGGAGAACAAAGTGATAAAAACTGTGTCAAATGCTTTCAGTAAGTCAAGTTCCTTCAGCACTGGGAACTGGCTGCTGTTTTTGGCAGCATGGAGATCATTGCTGACTTTGACAAGAGCATGTTTAGTGGAGTGGTGGGGAGTGAAATCCTGTTTGAAGCAAGTTCAAGTGGGAATGGGAAGAGGGAGACTGCACAGGTAAGTAGCAAGCCCTCAAAGGCTTGGAGCACAGGACAGCACCTGGTGTGAAGGGTACTCTCCCTGCATGGAGGGGGCCGTTGGCTGGACACTACCGCTCATTCTCCCCTGATTTGGGCACCAACTAACTGACATTTCCCAGGCTTCTTTGTGGTCAGGTGTAGCCATGAGACTAGGTTCCTTCCAATGGAATGTGAGCTCCAGCCAGGCCTGGCCCTCAGAAGCCCCCAGGCATGCTCCTCCCACTCCTGCCCCTTCAGTGGCGGAGGCAGACTGGAGACAAGCCTCAGGGATA
The window above is part of the Elephas maximus indicus isolate mEleMax1 chromosome 2, mEleMax1 primary haplotype, whole genome shotgun sequence genome. Proteins encoded here:
- the MRNIP gene encoding MRN complex-interacting protein isoform X2, translated to MQSLWSVEEPVNASEEESAGHQQAENVSLQERSQPTESRWLKYLGKGSNELELEGEEVFFNRQSSSRLEKPDRPFSNNLPRKRKWSPDAQDSGSRESDSEVTLQPQKGYASLTGKVKQGSRGCLQENLEDWKTSDLTVPQWKPPRPAQQAKAASSKWERFLLSPGKSSHVDTEPPRLLQTGPTSASPSQPEPCTQSPREGHPSGPPGVLQVPWVPHAPTSGARRPCRTAEQPWGPGAFQVEGGPLVKVEQQPPPVLLCDLFKTDEDFDDDL
- the MRNIP gene encoding MRN complex-interacting protein isoform X1, with amino-acid sequence MAPPQPARVLRCCSCRLFQAHQMKKSLKWTCKACGEKQSFLRAYGEGSGADCRRHVQKLNLLQGQVSEMLLRSVEEPVNASEEESAGHQQAENVSLQERSQPTESRWLKYLGKGSNELELEGEEVFFNRQSSSRLEKPDRPFSNNLPRKRKWSPDAQDSGSRESDSEVTLQPQKGYASLTGKVKQGSRGCLQENLEDWKTSDLTVPQWKPPRPAQQAKAASSKWERFLLSPGKSSHVDTEPPRLLQTGPTSASPSQPEPCTQSPREGHPSGPPGVLQVPWVPHAPTSGARRPCRTAEQPWGPGAFQVEGGPLVKVEQQPPPVLLCDLFKTDEDFDDDL